The sequence tatatatacatatatatatatatacatatacatacacacacatatatatatatatacatattcactatctgtgtacatatatatatatatatatatatatatatacacacacacacacatatacatatacacacacatatatacacacacatatgcactgtctgtgtatatatacacacacatatgcattgtctgtgtatatatatacatatatatatatatacacatatacatacacacatatatatacacgcacacacatatacatatacacacacatataaatatatacatatgcactgtcacatataaatatatacatatgcactgtctgtgtatatatatacatatatatatatatatatataaaatacacatacatatatacatatacacagacagtgcatgcattgtctgtgtatatgtgtgtattatatatatacatacatattttatatatatataaatataaatataaatatatacatattatatatatataaaaataaataatgtcgagcttgggtcgggctcgggctgagccaaaattggcctgaggtgtctggcttcgggttgggctgacccaaaaaaatggagcccatgcccgcccaaggggtcgggcgGGGCCGAGCTAagacctaggcccgcgggccaaatgataacccctactcttgtgttacgtctttgtcatggatttgaatgttatcagattattttgttgaaattgttaacaattgttattatatatatctggctgtgtgtgtatatatatgcatatgtatctatatttttaaaattttggtacatgataatcgtgacaataaaaaacataatctcacttttttctactttggttcattacaacaataacaaacaagggtaatggtattacaccagtaatgtatagtcgtaacaaacaagagtaatgaatacttgggtaaattttacccttctttatcaaacaagggtaacacttattctccataattattattacccttgtaacatttacatgggtaacaaattatacccccaaattcttaccctcataccaaacgcacccttaatGTGAATAGGAAAAACGCAGTTACTTTTATGTAATGTTAGGGATGAAAAGTGCAAACTTAAATAGTTTATGGACATATTGTTGAAATTATTCATAGTTTATCACATAGGTGTCATGCATGCATTTTCCAACCTCAGTCTCACTTAAAGGACGAAAGAAGTACCGTTTCATGGTTAAGACtcgaaataaagaagaaaaaaaaagatttagggacgaaaatgaaaccatgTATATAGTTAAGGGACGAAAAGTTGCATTTTACCGATTACGGTAGTTTGTGACCTTGTGTGATGTCAAGTGCCTTCCCTCCCAAGAAAGGCAAGAAATAATTGAACCGGGACTTCTATTTTCTTGATTAAAGCATGGACGGCATGTCCTCcgtaagaaaaaataataaagaatatgCATGGACTGCGATTTCTCTTTCAAAGATATATATGGTACGTATGAATGTGGGAGTAATTTTTAGAAACTTAGAAAATTAGAGATGAGTCATCAATTAAAAGTTGTGTTTCAATAAGCACATTTAAACAAGTTCTGTTACATATGATCATAAGGattaaaacaatatttcataaaagaataaaaagttataaatatttgttttattgataGAAATACCCTCATATTCCATATTTGATACCCAAATCAGATCTTCCTCCTCCGATGGTTATTCCGGCCAGTCAATGGGTGGGGATGGTGTGTCTAAGATGGGAAACACTCCCGTGGTGGTTGCTTGAGATAACGTCTCTGGCGACCAGATCGGGTTGTTTTCTTCATGTTTGACTGCGACTTCAATGTCAGATTCTGATAGAATCAACAGCTGACAGCGGCGAATGATTGTTGGGGGTTGTCGTGGTGCTCCGACACTTCTCTTTGGTGGGTAGGCGGCCTTGATCAGTGGCTTGATGGCGATAGTCCACTTTGTCCGTGGATCAActgatatgttatttgttttgacCTGCTGATATGATATATGTTTGATTGTATATgtcttattatatatgttttactgtgtatgttttattatattggtgttattatatatgtttgaagACTAAAACATGGGAAATTCATTTGGTAATGTCACCATAATGAAGGTTAAAACACAAGACTTTCGtttaaatagatataatatcataataTCCAAAACCGATAACATATAAACAGATCCATCTATGATAACCAGAaccagaagaaaaaagaaatagaaaagaaaagaaaagaaattatggGTCTTGGTTCAAggagttgattggtggtgttgTTGGTCGTTGAGATTGGCCAGATTGAACTATTTTTCAAACGATGGTATGCTATTTCACCAAGCTTTTTCAACGACTCAAGTGATCGTTGACGATCAGTGATGGGTTGTCATGAAGTTTGATTTTGGTGGTTCGTTCCTCAGGAATGATGACTGGTGGGCAACCTTCCTCTACAGTTGCGCAAGGAAGAAGACGGAAGAAGAAGATCAAATATCTTTGACAATGCAAGAGCATATTGATAAGTTTAAAACTTTTGTCCtcatttaagtttttttttaacttgaCCTTATTATTAGAACACAACTATCACATTTTGTCCTTATGTATAAATTCTCCTTAAAATTTCGTATTGGTGGATCAATAATTATATATGACAATTATTTTGACTCCAAGTTGTTTATTAGTTTAATGTACTGAATAAATTATAAGGAGAGAATAATATGAAGTCTAGATTCCATTATATGAAACAATAGATTGATTGATTCATGCATAATTAGGGTATACTTCTTCCACTAATATTTTGTCTCTCACCAAAAAACCAACTGTTTTAGATAAGTGAGATTTTTAATAGGGAAATCAAAGGTCAAAATGACACACGAAGAAAATTTTGtctccaacaaaacaaaataaataaagtaaaatgaaATGTCAAAGACCAAGAAGGTCACCCTTCGGTGTTGGCGGGTCAAGGGTGTTTAACTTATTTTAGGGTGTGTATGTTGATTGTTTAGGCTATTTAAATGGGGTGAAAACAACCTAATTATAATTTTCTCATATACTAGCgtatttttgaaataaatttgttggtaaaatttatatattttttattggtaaaatttatattttttgaacaTATACAACAGTAAATATATAATGCATTTGAACATATATACTAGCTAATATGTTTTACCAAACATACCCAATACATATAAACTAGCATATATGCTTTATCAAAAAGACACAATAAAAATTTTgtgaaagaaaggaagaaaaaacgcCTTGAAGAATGGTCTTATTGGTCTAATAACTGATGGACTGATAATCTTTTAGTCTTGCATCTTGTCTTTTTGAATCTGTTTCATTTGGTTTCATACACGTCAATGGTAAAGTTGTAGTTGTACAACCTTGAACCtgatcacatgttcaattccaaaaattatttttatatattatatgaaataaattctGTGTATATCCTGTTTATCTCCTGTTCCCAGTCTTGCTCATTGCGAAAGCTTTGGCCCATTGCGGGAGCATGTGCCACCACTTGAGCCTTGCACACCGAAATTGATTACACACCAATTGCCAGTTTTCCTGTCTCTCTCTGTGAAAAACTTATAACGCGAGTGTTCTGTACTTTTCTGCATTTGAAACAGTCTTTGCTTCTCCCTTCTCTTTTGAGTTTTGGGTTCTTGTTCATGCTCGTCTTTAGCGACAATACCCCATTTTGTCTCTTTGAAACATCTCTTCAATTCTTATAAATTGTTTTCTCATCTGAGTTTCTTTTTCATGGGTTCTCTCATCCAATTTGTATCTgggttttcttgatttctttgattcttgcataatttgcttgttttgattcttttttccATCTGGGTTTTGATTCTTCTCCTGTTTGGCTTCTTCACATTCAAGGTCCTCATTTTTCTTCCATTATTCTCCCTTCCAATTCCATGAGCATGTGTTTCCCTATCTACTtgatcaaattcctcaaagaaaAAAACCAGCCTAGTTAGTGGTTTGTTGCAGGAGTTTGCCATACTCGAGTTTTGGTTTTGggattgaaagttgaaagctTGGAGAATGAAGTGCCTTTTCATATTCAAGGACAAACTCAAGGCAAAGAAGGAAACACAAAGTGCCTCAGCTTTGGAAAACCAAACCAGTAAATCAAATAATTCAGCTTTGGCTCGATCGGCAAGATCGCTGCCATCTCCACGGAGCATATCAGAATTGTACAAAGAGAATGAACACAATTTGAGAGTTTTCTCTATTCAGGAGCTGAAAGAGGCAACAAATGGTTTTAGCAGATTATTGAAGATTGGAGAAGGTGGTTTTGGTAGTGTGTATAAGGGTCAGATTAAGCCTGTTAATGGCAAAGGTGATCCTATGATGATTGCCATTAAGAGACTGAACAGGCAAGGCCTACAGGTATGAGGTTGTGTTCTCTTTGTGATTGCCACGGTTACCCTTTATTGTCATAGGATTTTTTTTCTGGCTTATTAAGCTTTTTGAATGTTATTAGTAATGGTTGACACATTTTACTGATATCAgtttaaatttgaaattttagtTCTGCAAGTATGAGAAAACCCTTTTGATTTTGTAATGCAATCATTTCCGACCCCCAGATGGTCAAAAGCAATGGTACTGCTACGTCTGGGTTTTGGGATTACACAGTGTTGGATCTTTATCCAGAATTTAGTATCAAAAGGACAACACTTTATGGGTTGGTTGAAAAATTAACCTAATCTGTTTACTTATCAAATGGTTGATGGTTGCCTTCTTTATTGTTAGTGACCTTGTGGTGGTGGTTGTGGCAAAATTTAGATATTCAATGTGTCGGTGCTTATGCCTATGATTATACAGAGAGAAAATAATATTTGCTGATGAGCAAGAAAGTCGGAACTCTTGATAAAATATATGGCAACATAGAGAAAGATATTTCTTGACTAAGGAAATGCTGAATGTATTTACTTAGCTCTGAATATCCCAAATAGACTTACTGATTCAAGAGTGTTGGTTATTATTGAAGGGGGAAAACTCAAAAACCATAGATGGTTATTGTACTTGGTatcatatttttttacaaattatATGAGTGTGTGAATTAAAGACCACGGATTGAAGTGCCTAAGATTGTGTCTTTCTAAGAATTGGTTATTGAAGTGATTATTGGATGGTGAATTGATGTTGATTCACTATAACTACGGCTTTAACTGCCAACTAAAAAATTTGAGTTCTTAGTTGTTGAGGATGGAGTTAAAGTAAACTGGGGGGCGAGGGATGACCTTGAATTGCTGTTCCAGGAAGAATGCGTCTAAAGGAGGATAATGGAGCATTCAatatatttttagggttatttccAGTTGGTTTCCTTCTATTGTGGTCCGATGGTGTGGTTGTGCATAGTAGGTTGATTAAGAAAAGGGTCAGGTCTGTTTTGTGTGGTTGTCGCTACCTTGTGTTATTTATAGCTGCCATATAAGTGGCACTCTATCTGCATCAACAGATTGATATGCTTCTCTCATGGTAAAGTTCTCGTCTCATGCAGGGTCATAAAGAATGGCTTGCGGAAGTTAAGTTTCTTGGCATTGTTAACCACCCAAACCTAGTAAAACTTCTAGGATACTGTTCAACAGACGATGAGAGAGGGATACAACGGCTTTTGGTATATGAATTCATGGATAACAAAAGCTTGGAAGATCACCTTTTCAACAGGTTTTTACCTACTCTCCCATGGAAAACAAGATTAGAGATTATCCTTGGCGCAGCTCAAGGATTAGCATATTTACATTCTGACCTGGAGGTCCAGGTACCATTTTATCTTCACACTCAAAAGATATGAAAGCACAGCAGTTTTGCCTGCCAGCTGTATATTTTACCAACAAGTTGTTCTACAAAAGTAAAAGTAAGGTGAAAAAAAGTTAAACGACTCCTGCACAAGCTCCCGTTGTGAGCGGGATCAGGAACAAACAGGATGTATACAGATCTTACTACCATATAATATGTAAAGAGAccgtttccaagaattgaactcgTAACCTCTAGGTTGTATTCCTGCAACTCCACTATTGTTTTCTCGTTTGTGGACTGATGTTGTTTTCTCGTTTGCTTCTTGACAGGTCATATATCGAGATTTCAAGCCGTCAAATGTACTGTTGGATAAGGGCTTTAAACCAAAGCTATCAGATTTTGGGCTTGCAAGGGAAGGGCCAACCGGTGACTGTACGCACGTGTCAACAACGGTAGGTAAATAGGGGATTCCATATTGGTGCGGATTTTATGGATGTTATAATGAAAATTATGAATATACAATGACAACCCCATTTTGTATTAGTTTTGAAAAGCTTAATGCTTCAAAGTTTATATGAGATGCCATTGATGACtcattttgcatgttttcgttTTTATGGTCATTTTGCAACTATTTCTGTTTCGTCAACAGGTTTTGTTTCATTCTTTTGAAGGTGTCTTAGCCATGacagattttttttatgttgcaGGCGGTTGGGACTTATGGGTAGCGGACCCGGCATACATAGGAACCGGCCATCTCTCGACCCACTCTGATATATGGAGTTTTGGAGTGGTGCTATATGAAATCCTCACTGGCAGGCGTACTTTGGAAAGAAACTGTCCAACATCGGAGCAGAAGCTCCTCAATTGGGTGAAACAGTTTCCTGCTAACAGTAAAAGATTCAGCAAGATAATCGACCCGAGACTCAAAAACCAGTGCTCGATCAATGCAGCTCGTAAAATTGCCAAGTTGGCAGATAGCTGCTTGAACAAAAATCGAAAGGAAAGGCCGTCAATGGATCAGGTGGTAGAGACCTTGAAGCAAGCAATACGAGATTCGGAAGTGGGAAACACTTCTCTGAATGGAAGCACTAGATCAACTGGATCACAAGTGCTTCAGCGCAGACCGATTAAGGTCGTGTAAGGATTATCTTTGTTCACTGAAAGAAAGCCAGCAAGAACCAAAACATGTCTGCTGAATTAAcatctgtttcttttttttttcctctcatttgTTGACAGGTCTAGTTGCTTGGACTGACCAAAACATCTCTGCTGTGGCCACTATGTCATCGTGCTGCTTCTGCTGAACTCAATAAGCTAAGGCATGGTCAAAGATAGGAGAGACTTGAGAAAGAAGGCATGTGAAGAGATCCGTGGAGGATTGTAAATCTCCATATCTAACTTAAGTAGTAGTGATGGCATTATAAAAGGAGAAGTTTTGATATAAATGCTTGTTCGTTTTATTATAAATCTACCATTAAAAAAGTTGCTCTTGGTGCTAGTTTTGGTAGAAATTCCCGACAAGTTCTGATGGAAGATTTGAGCAGTATGAGATACAAATTCCCGACAGACTTACTAGTTAGCAGTATGGAAACCCAGCCCATCTTCTCCTTCCTGAACCTGAAGTATGTCGACAGTCCAGTTATTTTTGGTGGGCAATATTTGGTATGGGGAACAACAAATTAGCTTTCATTTCTCTTCCCTTTTTACTTATAACTCCCAATGCAAGATTTGTTGAAATGAACCAAAGGTCAACGTGTTTAGGCTCcgcctgtaaaaaaaaaataaatactggTGCATGCTGTCCTGACATAAATTCATATCAGGTGAAGGTGAAAACTTCACACACAATTTATGCAAAGACCATTCGAGAAAACTACTGGGCCACCTTCTTCTTAGGTGCAAAGCAACTTCCTCAGCTTCCTTGACTAACAAAAGTAAAACAATGCTACAGAAGTTCAAATTCTTTAACCACCCACTAGGATACCAGAATATTAAGCTTCCAAATAATCACCATAAAGTGTAATCCTGTTTCCCACTCAACTCTTCCAAGGCTAAAAGTAGCACAATCAATTGAAATGAAAGCAGCAAAAGCAGGAAAGTGAGGAATTTCACCATCATCATTCTTCATTGAAGCATTATACCTTTCACATAAAACAAAGCAAATtacaaccccccccccccccagaaAAAAACAACCCCACAAAAAACTCTACCGAGAAAAGCTAATCTATATATAATCAGAAGCCAAGCATTTTGTACTTCATATGTAACATCCACagtcagttaaaaaaaaaaaaggtcaaaaaaaacCCCCACAAATTGggtcttcttcctcctcataATCTCCCTCTAGTTGAGCACATCCCTTCGTGGGTTAAAACTTCAAAACCATCATCTCTTATACAGCTTTTTAAAAGTTATATATCGTCCTTCTCTTCTTACTTtgtatttttccctttttttgttttctttgggtTATTTATAATATGAACTTGATTTAAGCAGCTGCAACAGTGCCGGTACGTAAGGGGTAGTTCTGGGCTTTGTTGGGAGAAGAGGACTTCTTTTGGTCTTTCTTCCTCAAAGCTTTCACTGATGAAGAAAGATTCCAGTTCTTCTCTTTCGCTTCATCTATCTCAATTTGCTCTTGTCTGCACTCTTCACTACAGAATGGTGTGTCGCCTCTGCAACAATTACAATCAAAACACAAGTACCCATCAGTCCTCGGATCATTCATAATACAATCTCGAATCATTACCAGATTAAAGATAAAATTAAAGCAGCGGCCTTTCTTTTAAATTTCAGATAAATCAATAGTAACTCCCAGATCTTAATCATAAACACGACATCAAAAATTAGTGTTTTGTCGTGCCAAATAGAGACACAATTTacaagttcagacttcagatGGAATAGAAGCTATACTCAACACCTTTTCACATCGTTAATTGACAGTGAAGCTCAAAAAACTCATCAgacgaaaagaaaagaaaaaaaatcaaaagttggCGATCTTTTGGCTAACCTGTACATGAAGATATCACGGTTGCCTCCAAGAGGCTTCTTGCAAAGAAAACAAGCTTCCAAGAAATGGGGTTGATTATCTTCAAATCTAGCATCATAAAACCTCACAGATCTTGGAGAAGACACAGTCGATGACAAATTCCTCAAACTACTCTTCCTTGGGTAACAGATTGACCTCGAAAAGAAAGGATGCTGAGTCTTTCCAGAATACCCAGCTTCCACATCTACTAAGGAAGCCAAACCATCATCTTCCTCTACAAAACAAGTCTTCCTAGCACTTGAACATGTGTCCATTCTCCTAAAGATCGAAACTTCCCCGGTATTGAGTGCGTACAGTACAGAGTCAGAGATGGGTTGGCGAAAAAAGAGGCAGACTTTTATAGCAAAACTTGAAGCcttgaaaatgagagagagagagaagctatAAACAACGGCCGGATTGAAGAAGCCGTGTAAGTGAATCCATTGGCTTTAAACGATACCTGCACCACCTAGAAACCCAAGTTCATTGTAATTTAGTATTTAGTTAAACGAGATGACCAAATTAACCTGGCAATTTGGGAAATTTTGCGAAGATaccgaaacgtgaaaagagTCAGATATTTGTGAGAATGGCATTTTGGTTGTTTAATTGAAATGAAGGGAGAAAAGAGGGAATTCGGACTGTCGTTTGTCTTTTTCAACTGACCCCACCATCAGTGTCTGTCTTTCTACGTATAACGTCACTATTTTGAACAAAGAAGGTCCCATGGCCATGCTCGGACATTGCGCGTAACGTAACGAACACACTCCCCAGCAGTCCATATGTGCTTTTTTGACTCTTCTCTCgcttttttctctaatttttaccTATTTGATTGATTGCACTTTCTTACATTTGATTTGAACGGAAATTCATGAATGAATTGAAAATATTGAATTATGGTTTTGTTCATGCATTATGAAAGAAATTTCAATTCATTGCAACCTCATCTAATAAGTAAGTACATACAATTTCCTAACAAAAGTATATACAAGCtccaacaggaaaaaaaaatacaaattcatTTGATCAAGAGTTCACATTATCATCCAAGAGCTAGTGTATGTATCATAATCGTAGTTATGTAATTATTCCAAATGCATCACGTATGTTGTCCACTCTTGATCACGGACACGcacatatttgtttttcatggatTGAGATGCCACGTCTAAATGAATTGAAATGTTACTTCGATACCATGATGGAAATCCAAACTCAAACACATCacagatttgtttttcatg is a genomic window of Tripterygium wilfordii isolate XIE 37 chromosome 16, ASM1340144v1, whole genome shotgun sequence containing:
- the LOC119980824 gene encoding FCS-Like Zinc finger 1-like, whose amino-acid sequence is MDTCSSARKTCFVEEDDGLASLVDVEAGYSGKTQHPFFSRSICYPRKSSLRNLSSTVSSPRSVRFYDARFEDNQPHFLEACFLCKKPLGGNRDIFMYRGDTPFCSEECRQEQIEIDEAKEKNWNLSSSVKALRKKDQKKSSSPNKAQNYPLRTGTVAAA